Proteins from a genomic interval of Scomber scombrus chromosome 11, fScoSco1.1, whole genome shotgun sequence:
- the LOC133990666 gene encoding regulator of nonsense transcripts 1 has product MSVEAYGPSSQTLTFLDTEEAELLGADTQGSEYDFTDFTLPSQTQTQGQTQSQLDSQVNGPDGVLQNGDDPAVKASQLLAELNFEEDEEDTYYTKDLPVHACSYCGIHDPACVVYCNTSKKWFCNGRGNTSGSHIVNHLVRAKSKEVTLHKDGPLGETVLECYNCGCRNVFLLGFIPAKADSVVVLLCRQPCASQSSLKDINWDSSQWQPLIQDRCFLSWLVKIPSEQEQLRARQITAQQINKLEELWKENPTATLEDLEKPGVDEEPQHVLLRYEDAYQYQNIFGPLVKLEADYDKKLKESQTQDNITVRWDLGLNKKRIAYFTLPKTDSDMRLMQGDEICLRYKGDLAPPWKGIGHVIKVPDNYGDEIAIELRSSAGAPVEIPHNFQVDFVWKSTSFDRMQSALKTFAVDETSVSGYIYHKLLGHEVEDVVIKCQLPKRFTAQGLPDLNHSQVYAVKTVLQRPLSLIQGPPGTGKTVTSATIVYHLARQGNGPVLVCAPSNIAVDQLTEKIHQTGLKVVRLCAKSREAIDSPVSFLALHNQTRNMDSMPELQKLQQLKDETGELSSSDEKRYRALRRTAERELLMNADVICCTCVGAGDPRLAKMQFRSILIDESTQATEPECMVPVVLGAKQLILVGDHCQLGPVVMCKKAAKAGLSQSLFERLVVLGIRPIRLQVQYRMHPALSAFPSNIFYEGSLQNGVTAGDRVKKGFDFQWPQPDKPMFFYVTQGQEEIASSGTSYLNRTEAANVEKITTRLLKAGAKPDQIGIITPYEGQRSYLVQYMQFSGSLHTKLYQEVEIASVDAFQGREKDFIILSCVRANEHQGIGFLNDPRRLNVALTRARYGVIIVGNPKALSKQPLWNHLLNYYKEQKVLVEGPLNNLRESLMQFSKPRKLVNTINPGGRFMSTAMYDAREALIPGSVYDRSSNGRTSNMYFQTHDQIGMIGTGPNPMTSMNLPIPFNLVMPPIPPPGYMGQVNGPTTGRGGGMKGKAGSGGGGGNRGGRQRNRGNMGNHSGGNGGQHGGHMSGSQASQDLGSQPFSQGPLTQGYINMSQPSQMSQPGLSQPELSQDSYLGDEFKSQIDVALSQDSTYQGERAYQHGGVTGLSQY; this is encoded by the exons ATGAGTGTCGAGGCGTACGGGCCGAGCTCCCAGACTCTAACGTTCCTGGACACCGAGGAAGCCGAGCTGCTGGGAGCGGACACCCAGGGCTCCGAGTACGACTTCACCGACTTCACCCTGCCGAGCCAGACTCAGACCCAGGGCCAAACCCAGAGTCAGCTGGACAGCCAG GTTAATGGTCCTGACGGGGTGCTGCAGAATGGAGACGACCCTGCAGTTAAAGCCAGTCAGTTGTTGGCGGAGTTGAACtttgaggaggatgaggaggacaCCTACTATACCAAGGATCTTCCTGTGCATGCCTGCAG TTACTGTGGGATTCATGATCCAGCCTGTGTGGTGTACTGCAATACCAGCAAGAAGTGGTTTTGCAACGGCCGTGGAAACACATCCGGCAG CCACATTGTGAACCACCTGGTGAGAGCAAAGTCCAAGGAGGTGACCCTGCATAAAGACGGCCCTCTGGGGGAAACTGTGCTGGAGTGCTACAACTGCGGCTGCCGCAATGTCTTCCTGCTGGGCTTCATCCCCGCAAAAGCTGACTCAGTAGTGGTGTTACTGTGCAG GCAGCCATGTGCCAGCCAGAGCAGCCTGAAAGACATCAACTGGGACAGCTCGCAGTGGCAGCCTCTCATTCAGGACCGCTGCTTCCTGTCCTGGCTGGTCAAAATCCCGTCAGAGCAGGAGCAGCTCAGGGCCCGCCAGATCACCGCCCAGCAGATCAACAAGCTAGAGGAACTCTGGAAG GAAAATCCCACCGCAACCTTGGAGGATCTAGAGAAGCCTGGTGTGGATGAGGAGCCCCAACATGTTCTGCTCCGCTATGAGGATGCCTACCAATACCAGAACATATTTGGTCCTCTTGTGAAGCTGGAGGCTGACTATGACAAGAAACTCAAAGAATCCCAG ACTCAAGACAACATTACAGTCAGATGGGACTTGGGTCTGAACAAAAAGAGGATTGCTTATTTCACCCTGCCCAAAACAGATTCAG ATATGCGACTGATGCAGGGAGATGAAATTTGCCTGAGGTACAAAGGAGACCTGGCTCCTCCATGGAAAGGCATTGGACATGTCATCAAAGTTCCCGATA ACTATGGTGATGAGATTGCCATAGAGCTGAGGAGCAGCGCTGGGGCTCCAGTGGAGATCCCACACAACTTTCAGGTCGACTTTGTTTGGAAGTCCACTTCCTTTGACAG GATGCAAAGCGCCCTGAAGACATTTGCTGTGGACGAGACGTCAGTGTCTGGTTACATCTACCATAAACTGCTGGGACATGAGGTGGAGGATGTGGTCATCAAGTGCCAGCTGCCTAAACGCTTCACTGCCCAAGGATTACCTGACCTCAACCACTCCCAG GTGTATGCTGTAAAGACGGTGCTGCAGCGTCCCCTCAGCCTGATCCAGGGTCCTCCTGGCACAGGGAAGACTGTAACTTCTGCCACCATCGTGTACCACCTGGCTAGACAGGGCAACGg GCCGGTGCTTGTGTGTGCTCCCAGTAACATTGCCGTTGACCAGCTGACAGAGAAGATCCACCAGACTGGACTTAAAGTAGTGAGGTTGTGTGCCAAGAGCAGGGAGGCCATCGACTCACCTGTGTCCTTCTTGGCTCTGCACAACCAGACCCGTAACATGGACAG TATGCCAGAACTTCAGAAGCTCCAACAGCTTAAGGATGAGACAGGAGAGTTGTCCTCCTCAGATGAGAAACGCTACAGGGCTCTGAGACGCACTGCTGAGAGGGAGCTGCTAATG AATGCTGATGTGATCTGCTGCACTTGTGTCGGGGCGGGGGATCCTCGTCTGGCTAAAATGCAGTTTAGATCAATCCTGATTGATGAGAGCACCCAGGCCACCGAACCTGAGTGCATGGTGCCTGTCGTCCTGGGTGCCAAGCAG CTGATCCTGGTGGGTGATCACTGCCAGCTGGGCCCTGTTGTGATGTGTAAGAAGGCAGCTAAAGCAGGTCTCTCCCAGTCTCTGTTTGAGCGCCTGGTAGTTTTAGGGATACGGCCAATTCGTCTGCAGGTCCAGTACCGTATGCACCCGGCACTCAGCGCCTTCCCCTCCAACATCTTCTATGAGGGCTCCCTGCAGAACGGAGTCACTGCCG GAGACCGTGTGAAGAAAGGCTTTGACTTCCAGTGGCCGCAGCCTGACAAGCCGATGTTCTTCTATGTCACCCAAGGCCAAGAGGAAATTGCCAGCTCTGGAACATCATATCTCAACAG AACTGAGGCAGCCAATGTGGAGAAAATAACCACCAGGTTGTTGAAGGCTGGCGCAAAACCTGATCAGATCGGCATCATCACCCCTTATGAGGGACAGAGGTCTTACCTGGTCCAGTACATGCAGTTCAGCGGCTCCCTCCATACCAAACTGTACCAG GAGGTGGAGATCGCCAGTGTGGATGCTTTCcaaggcagagagaaagacttCATCATCCTGTCCTGTGTGAGGGCCAATGAGCACCAGGGCATCGGCTTCCTCAATGATCCACGTCGCCTCAACGTGGCGCTCACTAGGGCCAG GTATGGTGTGATCATTGTGGGAAACCCCAAAGCTCTGTCCAAGCAGCCCCTGTGGAACCACCTGTTGAACTACTACAAGGAGCAGAAGGTCTTGGTCGAGGGTCCCCTTAACAACCTGAGAGAGAGCCTCATGCAGTTCAGCAAGCCTCGCAAGCTGGTCAACACCATAAACCCT gggGGTCGATTTATGAGCACAGCCATGTATGATGCCAGGGAGGCCCTCATTCCTGGATCTGTTTACGATCGCAGCAGCAACG GGCGCACATCCAACATGTATTTCCAGACCCATGACCAGATTGGTATGATTGGCACAGGCCCTAATCCCATGACTTCCATGAACCTCCCTATCCCCTTCAACCTAGTGATGCCCCCCATACCTCCACCTGGGTACATGGGACAAGTCAACGGACCCAcaacag GTCGTGGTGGTGGTATGAAAGGCAAGGCAGGCAGTGGAGGAGGTGGCGGCAACAGAGGTGGCCGTCAAAGAAACCGCGGCAACATGGGGAACCACAGCGGAGGGAACGGAGGGCAGCATGGAGGCCATATGAGCGGCAGTCAGGCCAGCCAGGACCTGGGCTCCCAGCCTTTCTCCCAGGGGCCTCTGACGCAGGGCTACATCAACATGAGCCAGCCGTCACAGATGAGCCAGCCTGGGCTCTCCCAGCCTGAACTCTCACAG GACAGTTACCTAGGAGACGAGTTTAAGTCCCAGATTGATGTGGCTTTGTCCCAGGACTCCACCTACCAGGGGGAGCGGGCCTACCAACACGGTGGTGTGACTGGACTGTCCCAGTACTAG
- the LOC133991049 gene encoding pyroglutamyl-peptidase 1-like: MANKKKVVVTGFEPFGEHTVNASWVAVQELERLGLGEAVDLYVCEVPVEYQAVESLLPSLWKQHQPQLVVHVGVSGLATTVTLEQCGHNKGYKRLDNCNFCPASQCCTETGPDCINSVLDMDAICKKVNDSDVGVAVSVSKDAGRYLCDYTYYSSLYLGHGHAAFVHVPPLGKPYSSQDLGRALQAVVQEMLKLLELNNTEEEHTHNEHCNHKHQQQHAHS; the protein is encoded by the exons ATGGCAAACAAGAAGAAAGTAGTAGTAACAG GGTTTGAGCCCTTTGGAGAGCACACAGTAAATGCCAGCTGGGTGGCAGTGCAG GAACTGGAGCGATTAGGTCTGGGTGAGGCAGTAGACCTTTATGTGTGTGAGGTGCCTGTTGAATACCAGGCTGTTGAGAGTCTACTTCCATCTCTGTGGAAACAGCACCAGCCTCAG TTAGTGGTCCATGTTGGTGTTTCTGGGTTAGCTACCACAGTCACTCTGGAGCAATGTGGCCACAACAAGGGCTACAAACGGCTGGACAACTGCAACTTCTGCCCTGCTTCCCAATGCTGCACGGAGACCGGCCCAGATTGCATAAACTCAGTCCTGGACATGGATGCAATCTGTAAAAAGGTCAACGACTCTGATGTTGGGGTAGCTGTATCGGTGTCTAAGGATGCTGGAAG GTATTTGTGTGACTACACCTACTACAGTTCTCTGTACCTGGGACATGGCCACGCTGCCTTTGTCCACGTGCCTCCACTAGGAAAACCCTACAGCAGCCAGGACCTCGGCAGAGCACTTCAGGCTGTAGTGCAGGAGATGCTCAAACTACTGGAGCTGAATAATACTGAGGAGGAGCACACCCACAACGAGCACTGCAATCACAAGCATCAACAACAGCATGCCCACTCATGA
- the LOC133990397 gene encoding transcription factor JunD-like: METTFYPGTVLNTPKLSGIYSQSTMMKKEINLNLDDQNTQLKSNTLRDTDGLLNSPDLGLLKLTSPDLERLIIQSNGLVGTTTPTSQFLYPKSASDEQEFAEGFVKALEDLHKQNQLSEAGCVSVDRLELLGSSNAVGSVAGLQTTDLPVYTTLNGYAASPLGATTINYSTDTIPFPPPPAHLSPQQQAAAAAAALSRLQSAGMVKDEPQTVPDMQSFGDSPPLSPIDMDNQERIKAERKKLRNRIAASKCRKRKLERISRLEDKVKSLKTQNTELASTASVLREQVAQLKQKVMNHVSSGCQLLPNQVQAY, encoded by the coding sequence atggAAACAACCTTCTACCCAGGAACCGTGCTGAATACTCCGAAGCTCTCCGGCATCTATTCCCAGAGCACAATGATGAAGAAGGAAATTAACCTAAACCTGGACGATCAGAACACCCAGCTCAAATCAAACACTCTCCGGGACACAGACGGACTGCTGAACTCCCCGGACTTGGGACTCCTGAAACTAACCTCTCCGGATCTGGAGCGCCTTATCATCCAGTCCAACGGTCTGGTTGGCACCACAACCCCCACCTCCCAGTTCCTCTACCCGAAGTCGGCCAGCGACGAGCAGGAGTTCGCGGAGGGTTTCGTCAAGGCGCTGGAGGATCTTCACAAGCAGAACCAGCTGAGCGAGGCGGGGTGCGTCTCGGTGGATAGACTGGAGCTCCTCGGATCGTCCAACGCCGTCGGATCCGTTGCCGGACTTCAGACGACAGATCTTCCTGTATACACTACCTTGAATGGCTATGCGGCCAGTCCGCTCGGAGCCACGACAATCAACTACTCCACGGACACCATCCCATTCCCGCCACCTCCAGCTCATCTCAGCCCGCAGCAACAGGCGGCTGCTGCGGCTGCGGCTCTGTCACGACTCCAGTCCGCCGGTATGGTGAAGGACGAGCCTCAGACGGTACCAGACATGCAGAGCTTCGGGGACAGCCCTCCTCTGTCTCCAATTGACATGGACAACCAGGAGCGCATCaaggcagagaggaaaaagctgCGCAACAGGATAGCCGCCTCCAAATGCCGCAAAAGAAAACTGGAGAGGATCTCTCGGCTGGAGGACAAGGTCAAGTCCCTGAAAACGCAGAATACAGAACTGGCCTCCACAGCCAGCGTCCTCAGGGAGCAAGTGGCCCAGCTGAAGCAGAAGGTGATGAACCATGTCAGCAGCGGTTGCCAGCTCTTACCAAACCAGGTCCAGGCTTACTAA
- the LOC133990990 gene encoding ras-related protein Rab-3A-like codes for MASANATYGQKESSDQNFDYMFKILIIGNSSVGKTSFLFRYADDSFTPAFVSTVGIDFKVKTIYRNDKRIKLQIWDTAGQERYRTITTAYYRGAMGFILMYDITNEDSFNAVQDWSTQIKTYSWDNAQVILVGNKCDMDDERVVTTDRGQQLSEQLGFEHFETSAKDNINVKQTFERLVDIICERMTESLDNNDPTVTGNKQGPQLTEQPQRSHKDCAC; via the exons ATGGCGTCTGCAAATGCCACATACGGACAGAAAGAATCCTCAGACCAGAACTTTGATTACATGTTTAAAATCCTCATCATCGGCAACAGCAGTGTAGGAAAGACCTCCTTCCTCTTTCGCTATGCAGACGACTCGTTCACTCCGGCCTTCGTCAGCACAGTGGGCATCGACTTTAAGGTCAAGACCATCTACAGGAACGACAAGAGGATAAAGCTGCAGATCTGG gaCACCGCTGGCCAGGAGCGCTACAGGACGATCACCACAGCCTACTACAGGGGAGCCATGGGCTTCATCCTCATGTATGACATCACCAATGAGGACTCCTTCAACGCTGTTCAGGACTG GTCAACCCAGATCAAGACATACTCATGGGACAATGCCCAGGTCATCTTGGTGGGAAACAAGTGTGATATGGATGATGAACGAGTGGTGACTACAGACAGGGGCCAGCAGCTGTCAGAGCAGCTGG GTTTCGAGCACTTTGAAACGAGTGCTAAAGACAACATTAACGTGAAGCAGACCTTCGAGCGGCTGGTGGACATCATCTGCGAGAGGATGACGGAGAGTCTGGACAACAACGACCCTACCGTCACCGGAAATAAACAAGGGCCACAGCTCACCGAGCAGCCACAGAGGTCCCATAAGGATTGTGCTTGCTAA